In Lathyrus oleraceus cultivar Zhongwan6 chromosome 2, CAAS_Psat_ZW6_1.0, whole genome shotgun sequence, the DNA window aaaacgagtatttttgacaaaacgtagttagcgacaaattgactcggattatcgttctcacaaggattcttgaatgaattaaccaatgatagtaacgattaatggggttttggttagtttaggattcaattaaaaaaatagattaaaataagtgattattgaaataagctgtagCAACAATTTATTGATTCGGTCTTTGGCTATCATtgactatcgtaattccaaccgcagattaactattcctattcgattataatatcaactgacaagcgtaactgatagtataagttgtatgttcctattattcgaattaagcaaacgggattaagtttcatgaattaagcaaacatgaattaaacggactcgataacgaattaagcaaacgaaatcgtgactatagttaggatcacacaaccaatcggattaaatcaatataacatatgtaaatcggattaagcaaacaaaatacatatattaatattgaaaagaataaaaaacctgaataagaattactaaaatctcaaggtatcggaacccgaatacaacaaattgtttggatcgattagttcttcatgagaattcttccaaagctttcaagtatttTGTGAATCGTGATCATCCTCatgttatgcggctgctaggtatatggaaaacaaggaatttggtttacaacccaactggatcgaaaacataacccaagcccaaaactaatgacccaaaacttaaataaaactaatgctgcaacttcaacgaattttctggccCTGTTACACCGAATCAGCTTCTGACTTCTTcgtgaaagttgtagatctttttcttagctttccatcgactggtagcacgtctcagtccgatactcctagctcaagatatgatttttctcgcgaaagctgttaatgctgaaaataaactgcgaaaaacaaataagtgtaaaaataagataaattataaaaacacgttaaaagggaaaaataaccaaactaaaacatggaaatgcataagtataaatatagaagaatgtgcatcaaaatgcactgatcaaattcccccacacttgaacttttgcactccgagcaaaatttaaaataaaacaaacaaaacataaacacatcattagttactcatcctaggctacaagtcttcttcggttaagtttgcatcgataggtactaatcttgcacactaaggatatcgtaggaacactaatccacaattgtgcagtcataaacctcctgaatacacaaatcaactcgaatcatgttattatgttaaagcctaacttactcatccttctttttgctctttttcattcaggcgcaatcacattaagcccgcTATCTCCACACATccatagcaaggcgaccggttagaGGCTATGATCCTTTTTACACGGGATTCTAGTACTtacgtggcataaccctttgcttattcagttgtagttgcgggggatcgaaccgtaatccgccctaccaagttcagtaccagaaaccgctgaaccaactacaaaagagtcttattttcaaaaaaaaaattgaaggttctacatccattgggttaagtgaccgggtgagggtcaccaaacttagaaggtgcattcctttatttttttctcttttttttccggaacactcacttatattcatcggcttccctgcgtagagtgtgtgtgagataGTGCTGACTGttgaaataaactactcaagagctgtcagaggatgagaatgtaaggctaaaacataataaaaattcaactcaattttaatatgcaggagacttacggtgttaaaacaataccgatcttgtgaatttttccaAAGTCTCCGCAAACTTGACCTCAAATTATTCTATAGCCTACaactttcaacaaaaatgcaaattttttaaattgacatttctcttgtgaatataaggaCACATATATGAAgatattttaaagaaaaatggaaggagaatgaagaaaaatggaaggaaaTAGTAAGAAGATGTGTGAAAAATTATGGGAGGATGGTGTTGTATTTATAGAAGGAGTGTAAGAGCAGTAGCCACATGCATTGACGCCTCCACTAAGTGAATTATGCATGCGCCATTGCATGGGACACATAGGACATGCATGCGTCACTCCTAGTGGCGACATGGACATGCATGCGTCAATGCAAATGGTGCCTATGTCCAATAGTttcaatgcatgcgccaatgcaaATAACGTTTTCTTTTGTGTGTGAAAAAATGGTTATATTGGTAAGTATTTTGAAACAATGGTTATTTTGGTATTATTTTTTAAATACATggttttttaaaaaaaattatgagtCCGGAGATGCATCTATGAAATTTTAAATGTATTTTTGTATTTTCGCATGGTGTGTAAGTATCATATAGGATGCATTAAGAAATTCCCCTAGGATATGAGTAACATGTTTCATTGCATGTTTAGCCCTAACTAAGGCCGTTCAAAATATCCATAGATTTGAAACGAACCATAGAATTGAACTGTTATTAAATAACCGAACCGTTATCTCTAGTTCGTGAACTGAATCACAGTTTATCAAACAGTTCGATAACCAAACCGAATTGCAGTTAACCGAACCAAAACCTAGTTGAACCGAACCACAATGAACTAACCATATTTATAGCATGGTATTATTTGGTTATGTTAGAAACTTAGTTTACATTTTCTCTATATTGATTTTTCAacattaaaatttattttaaatattaacttttttttaaaatcaaaaatattttaaacGATAATagtatttaatttttccaatggGTGATAAATGTGATTAAAAAAATTGACCGAACATTCAATCAATTATGTAAAAGAAAAGTTATTTTCACATAGATATTCAAAATATAGataatatttaataataaaataaaattaatacTAATAACCAATAAtgttattttggaaaaaaaatgttgttttgaaaaaaaatggaGTTTAGAGTAAGTATGACAGTGGACAAGGTTTAGATAGGGTATTATAGTACCTATCCCCATATATGCGATATGAAAAAAATCCTCATATTCGATTTCATATCCGCTTGGACATCAAAGTTAGCATCTGTACCCATGTCCTATGGATATATAAGTACTAATACATGTACTTGTTACTCGACATTCCTATTAAAAGTAAATAGAttaattataaaatattatatcattttaaaattttaaaaatattaaaaaaaaatttaaaaattattattgaaataaagaatatttatattaaatatttaatGGCTTAacattaatatattttttaaaattgataAGCATATATtgtatatataaatataaattaaaatatataaattaaaattaaaatttataaatatatattttgtGGATATGTGGCGGgataaatatttttattttacACATAATATTCAATATTTATGCACAAAAGCAAGAATAAGACTCGaaccttctgatattcaatatTTATAATTATTTGTCATGTGTgaatatattttaattaaattcaTATGAAAATAGAATCTTACGATCTCGTATAATTAACCTCAGTCAGTTACTTTATGGACAGAAACAAGAATAAGAATGGAACCTTCATGCACGTAAAATACTCATTTAAAAGTAATTAAATAAAAACCGATTATTAAATATGTTACCCCGCTCCATTTTATTCTATATCTTTCCATTCATTCTAACATAATTTTAAAATTGAGTTTTCtttataaaaataaaggaaaaaagaaaagaggaaCACGATCCTTAAATGCGGTTAGATATGGATATTCGATGCACGTTAAAGGAATAAGACAACATAAGCACCTTAAAGAACAAGAATAAGCCACAAATCTTCATCTATCCCCACCTTATCTTCTCCCCAAAAGTATCAATACTCACTACCATTCCTCTCCCAAAATTTCAATGGAACCACCACCAACTTCCTTCAACCACGTCGTTGCTATGCCTTATCCTGCACGAGGCCACATCAATCCCATGCTGAACCTATGCAAGCTCcttgtcaacaacaacaacaacatcctTGTAACCTTTATTGTCACAGAAGAATGGTTAAGCTTCATCTCCTCCGAGCCCAAACCCAACAACTTAAGCTTCCGTTCTATCCCTAACGTTCTTCCTTCCGAACTCATTCGCAGCCGCGACCATTTTGCCTTCATAGAAGCTATCATGACAAAGATGGAGGAACCGTTTGAGGAGGTACTTAACATACTTGACCACCCTCCTTCAATCATTGTGTATGATACTTTCTTGCATTGGGTTGTTGGCGTCGGAACCCGAAAGAATATACCAGTAGCATCATTTTGGACAACGTCTGCTTcttttttttctattttgttGCACCAACATCTTTTGCAACAAAATGATCACTACTCTGTGAAAATTTCAGGTAACCATATTATGAAACTTGTTTATATAAGTAATAGTTCTCTATGTTTACTTTATTAGTATTTAATACTAATGATGCAAAACAGAAAATGGTGATGAACGTGTAAATTATATTCCTGGAGTTTCCTCAACGCGCTTAGCTGATTTACCTTTTTTTCACTCCAATGATAGTAACCAAAACAAAAGATTGATGCAGATGCTTTTGAAAGGTTTTAAGTGGTTTCACAAAGCACAGTATCTTCTATTTTCTTCAATTTATGAGCTAGAATCTCAAGCAATTGATACCTTAAAATCAAAATTGTCTATACCAATTTACACTATTGGTCCTACCATACCATACATTAGCCTTGAAAATAATCCCAAGCCAAACACTAACAACAGTTACATTGAGTGGCTAGATTCACAACCAATTGGTTCTGTTCTTTACATAGCACAGGGAAGTTATTTTTCAGCTTCAAGTGAACAAGTTGATGAAATTGCAAGTGCTTTATGTGAAAGCAATGTTCGATTTTTGTGGATAGCACGTAATGAAGCTTCAAGGTTGAAACAAATTTGTGGAAACATGGGACTGGTTTTGAACTGGTGTGACCAATTGAGAGTGTTGTCACATTCTTCTATTGGTGGATTTTGGTCACATTGTGGTTGGAATTCTACTAAGGAAAGTGTTATTTCTGGAGTACCGTTGTTGACTTTTCCAATTAGTTTTGACCAACCATTTAATAGTAAGATGATAGTAGAGGATTGGAAGGTTGGGTTGAGAGTTAAAGAAAATGTTAAGGGAGATGTTTTGGTGAAGAAAAGTGAAATTGTAAAATTATTGTCTGAATTTATGGATTTGGATGGTGAGCTTACAAAGGGTATTAGGGAAAGAAGTAGAAAGCTTCAAAAGATATGTTGTGATGCAATTGGAGATGGTGGCTCAGCAGACACTGATTTGAAAGCATTCATTGGTGATATAATAATGCATTCTTCAAAGTTCACACATGCTCACTTCTTGCAATGAAGTCTATCTGAATAATATTTTGATGGTAGTTTTTTGGATTCAAATGTTCACGCTTACTAATATTCTTGTTTGTTTGCTCTTTCTTTATTGAAATAAATTATTCCACTGATGCATTGTACTGTatgaaataaaatatttttgaaaacAGTGTATTATTAATTTATAATCTTTAATGTGAGCCGCCATCTTGCGTAGTACATTATGAGGTGATTCTTTGGGCAAGTGTGACCCTTTGTTAAAATTTGGTGTTTTGAACTTTACAGGAATCATCAAACTAGACACTTGACACATTTATTTGGTAGCAACCCAAAAAACTTGATCTTCTTACATACTCGCAGTCTCTTCTCAAGGATCTAATAGCTCTCTTCACACCATTGATTTTTTCATTGCTTACATCAATATCTCCAATTGACGATTCAGCAGTATGGTATATCTATCTGATAATGGTCTTTGAAGTGTGGTATGGCCCTTGCATGGACATCCGGTGGTGTAATATGTGAACGACTGGGCGTGCTTCAGTGAATAATGGAAAAGGCACCGCTTGCACAATATATGGTGCTCCCTCTACTCGAGGTACATAGTCGAAAAGTAACTCATATGGCAGCCACGTAGAAGGTACGGTTCTTGTAGGTTGGCGTTCGAAGGAAGGACCTGAGATCTCCAACATAACAGTCACATGAGGAACTTTAAGCTTGGGAGTCAAAGCTTGGAGCATTTCTCTCATTTGGTTCATACCTCTTGTGGTATCATCAAGTTCTTCCCTTACTCCGGCCCTTTCTTGTTCTTGATCAACCATCTTTTGACGAGCTCAGACTCGAGTATTGTATcggtgttgaaaattcagcgtggAACAGAAGGAAGAAAGACGAAGTGAGATTTTATTTGAAAATTGCATGAGTTCATGTATGGATGCAATTTTTTATTTGCAAAACTCTTGGTCATTTTCATCATTTATTTCAGCAATTCTAAAACATTTGTTTGCAAGTATTCATAACAATAAAAGAGAAAAACACAATAAATGAATCCATAAAACAACTTTTCATTCATTCAAATTCAAGTTCAAGTTTGAGTACAAGAGAAATCCTAAGGCATTTGGGCCCTCCGAATCGTAGCAAGATTGGTGGTAAGCCCTTCTAACATCATCTTACAAATTTAACAAAATTATAGACTTGATGTGGTGTGTTCTCATgacacatgcaccaatcagcttCTCAGGTAACTCTTGCATGATGGAGTTGGCGAATCTGGACAACCTCAGAAATTTACCATTCCACTCAACATAGAGCCCTTGTAGATCTTGGATGATGTGTTGGTCTTCAACTTTGGTTCCCTCAATATCTTTATAGAGGTTCCTGAAATATCTGCACTCATTCGACAGTAGCATGTAATCCGCGTCATGATCTCGATTCTCAAGTGTCTGAATCCTTCGATTGGCTTGCTCCAATTGAAAGTTCAGGCGAATACAAGTTCGTCCAACTTCTTTTGTTCGCTACTGTTCGCTACCATTTGAACTCTCTCTTTCACCCAACAAGTGTAGGGTTCCCTGGTGATGACATTTCTCTTTCACAATTCCTTACCCTATCTAACAACCGTCTGCCAGAATCTCTTAATCTTCTTCACAATCAGACGTCTGCCACAATGTTGTGCAAGATGAGGGGCTCTAAGGCTTTAACTTTTAGAGTACCATTCATGGGATAACCATCCTTCATTAAGGACATCACGAAGTTGAGTTGATACAACCACTGGTTCCTATCAAAGGTACATTGGGGAATTCCCCAATGTTGACAATAATATCTTTGGTCTCCCAATCCCTTATGTACCACTTGACATGATTGGAGGCAAGGGAAGCTAGCTTCTAGGAGGGCTTGAGCTTTTTGAGACAAAGGGACCTTCCTCTAGCATGTGAGACCTGAACCAAGCATGCAACAACTATGCACAACATAAGAGGGTTTCTTCTTTCTTCTCGTGATGCTCGTTGAGAGCGTAGTGAATGTCAGCTAGGAGGAAAGGTATTGGATTTCCATAAAGGAAAATTCTTACGGCCAAATGATCCATAAAATAGTTGATATTTGGGGAAAAAATACTTATCCCATAAACCAACAGGGCTAGTACATCGTTGAATGCTTTCCAATTTCTAGCCTTTTCCATCTTCACAGCTTGATCTTCCAAAAAAAATCTAGAAAAACCACTGAAGTCTCCCTTTACATCCCAATTTTCTATAACAACAAGAAAATCCAAACCCAAAGCCGAAGTTATTCTCTTGGGTGGGATACCTTCATCGAATTTGGGAAATGGATCATGATCCCTCAGATTTCAGCCTACAATCCTCTCAAATTTCTCTAAGGTATGAGCTAATTGGAAATCAGGAAAGGTGAAATAACATAGAGGTGGATCGTAGAACTGGGTTGTAGTCACAACTGTCGTCATAAAACccaagaaaaaatgaaaatgattatggtcgtcgcaaccaaattagggttcgggagtcgattacgctgggggaaggtattaacacccctcacgtccgttgtactcaacaggaaccatttggttagttgtgcgcattagtgttagctttgaaatgttaggcttctcaagttattaaAAAGACAAAAGGGATAGGACAAAAAGGTTTGTTTTTATTATGGTGCCTGGCAAGACTTTAAATCTCGCACCTACGTATCTCCGAGTCCaatggagaactcaaggctacgtCGTTATGGGTATAAAATGTTTGTTTGTTAGTCGATTTTAGCGAAATATATTTTGTGTCAATCAAAGGAAAAACATTATTTGTTACCCAAAACAAGTGGGAAAGGGAATGTTTGCATCACGgccgaatggatttacaaatcaacatttgTGGGCAACGTCACTAGCTTACTCACACGTTCAAGTGGATGAAACATTGTCTTTGCATCGTCTCGAGACAAAATTcctttcatttatgaaaagggTTTTAGGATCAATCACGCACTGGAAAAAAAGAGCTTGATTGGTTgaatgtgttttgagtaatggtCAGAACTTGGATGAGCaagatatccatctcgaatcctagcctttggagctcgtggtatccaccacgtttcttttccatcttatttgcaaaaggATTTTGATATGTTTAGATGTTTTGATATTTTCATACTGAAAAGGTTTGAAGAAGTTACATTAAAAGTtttgaatgatggcgagagctaggatgtgtgagatatccatctcgaatcttaGCCTATGGAGCTCCTGGTATCCACTATGTTCCTTTTtcatctttattgaaaagtgtttaaTAAGAATAAGgtgttttttattttcattgggaaaatggcttgacgttggatcaaacaTTTGATTGTCGTTTGCAGAAAGGTGATTTGACAAAATGGTTTGAGAGTTTGAAAATGGTAGAAGATGAAAAGTTTGAGAAATTGGGAATGGTAGAAATGGATTGAAAAGAAAGGTTTGAAATGGTTTGATTTTTTGAGAAAAATAGTCGACGTTGGATCaagtttttatttttgttcttttatTTTAAAATGGTTTATTTTACTCTTGTGTTAGAAACTAACTAAACAATAAAGCAAAAAAAAATGATCAAATTATTACACGTTATGGGAATAGGGGTAtattttgtcaaatggggataTAAGATAAAGTGATTAAAAGAAAACCCATCAAACAAGTGTACGTGAACAAAAAgatctcattgtaagaaggcccaagagcAAGCCATAGAACCGAAAATAAACCGAACTCATTGTAAGAAAGCACAAGAGTAAGCCAAAAGATAGGAGAAAATAGCACTCACAACATATGCACAACACACGTTCATTGTAATTGAACCGAAAGAAGTAAAGCAAAAGTGAAACGTGCAAGGATCAAGATCATGATGTAAGTATGTGAATCAATGTCATTTAACGCAAACACGTGCAAGTCTACCGAAAATATAGTTCAAGCTCGATTTAAATGTAACGACGTTGGATCGTTGTATGCTCTCATGAATCAAACGAATTTCTAACATAAAACATATCATCGCAAAATAGAACGGAAGGAGAATGTACTTAAACCGTTCAATAATAAAATCGTAACAAAATGACATTTAACACGTGCAATGACAAAACAAGTGGTATTAAACCACAATGATGCTAACCTTCACAATTGAAATTGAAATGAGTGTACAGCAAAGAAATGCACGCAAAATCATAAGTGATATGCTCAAAGCCGGTTTGTGCGCATCGACAACAAACGAAATGTCGTATACAAGGGTCATAACATAGAGAAATCAAATCAATATATCGACACCAAAATCCAAGCGGCACAACGATGTGTATGAATTACATCAAAACCAACATATTCAATCCGATTTTATGTAAcatgaatcaaaaagaaaaaattgCAACATATTATACACTTCTATTATTTACAAATTTTTTATTGGTGAGCCTAATATATCAGGAAAACCCAATATTTACTCTAAATAATAACCATAAAAATGAATGaagataataaaaataaaaaatacagGTTTGACTTTATATTCTAGTAAAATAAagataattaaaataataaatgaaTGAAGATAATCATAAACAATAAAGTAACAACAAAGTAGATAAATGAAGGTAATCAAACATTAACTAAAAAAATATAGTAAAATAACAACAAAGTAAATGAAataaagaacaaaaataaattaATAAGAAGAAACTCAGCAACATGGAGAGTTCATTCTCACTGAGTGTGCTCAAATTAAATGAACAACTACAACTTACCCAATGTAACCGAAATGgccaaacaaacaaacc includes these proteins:
- the LOC127118489 gene encoding UDP-glycosyltransferase 87A1 produces the protein MEPPPTSFNHVVAMPYPARGHINPMLNLCKLLVNNNNNILVTFIVTEEWLSFISSEPKPNNLSFRSIPNVLPSELIRSRDHFAFIEAIMTKMEEPFEEVLNILDHPPSIIVYDTFLHWVVGVGTRKNIPVASFWTTSASFFSILLHQHLLQQNDHYSVKISENGDERVNYIPGVSSTRLADLPFFHSNDSNQNKRLMQMLLKGFKWFHKAQYLLFSSIYELESQAIDTLKSKLSIPIYTIGPTIPYISLENNPKPNTNNSYIEWLDSQPIGSVLYIAQGSYFSASSEQVDEIASALCESNVRFLWIARNEASRLKQICGNMGLVLNWCDQLRVLSHSSIGGFWSHCGWNSTKESVISGVPLLTFPISFDQPFNSKMIVEDWKVGLRVKENVKGDVLVKKSEIVKLLSEFMDLDGELTKGIRERSRKLQKICCDAIGDGGSADTDLKAFIGDIIMHSSKFTHAHFLQ